The following coding sequences lie in one Pontibacter sp. G13 genomic window:
- a CDS encoding DUF3575 domain-containing protein gives MKNFFILCACLIALPATIFAQDHVAKFYPTALLNRNVEFGYEYLMAGNSTLNFTAALKIPSNVSSIVTAQFDEQPATITQLESKATGFKLGAEYRFYPGDYSPEGFYIGPYLNFNRNAISFDNLGVNEDIVDAKGAITHFGGGAIMGYQWILGDVFTLDWTFFGIGVNNYGLGLDIEPVEGEIDLEGLASDITTEFEDFPILGDRIESEVQGDKVRTKTGFLFVHFRTRLALGYSF, from the coding sequence CCTGCCACAATTTTCGCTCAAGATCATGTCGCCAAGTTTTATCCTACCGCTTTGCTTAACCGCAACGTGGAGTTTGGATACGAGTACTTGATGGCTGGCAACAGCACCTTGAATTTCACAGCAGCTTTGAAGATTCCAAGTAACGTCAGTAGTATCGTGACTGCCCAGTTCGATGAGCAGCCAGCGACAATTACACAGTTGGAATCCAAAGCGACCGGTTTCAAATTGGGGGCTGAGTATCGCTTTTATCCGGGCGACTATTCACCAGAAGGCTTCTACATTGGACCTTACCTGAACTTCAACCGCAACGCCATTTCTTTCGATAATTTGGGCGTAAATGAGGACATTGTTGATGCCAAGGGAGCTATCACCCATTTTGGAGGTGGTGCGATCATGGGCTACCAATGGATTTTGGGGGATGTCTTCACTTTGGATTGGACATTTTTCGGAATTGGGGTAAACAACTACGGATTGGGTCTGGATATCGAGCCTGTTGAAGGTGAGATTGATCTTGAAGGACTTGCTTCAGACATCACTACCGAGTTTGAGGATTTCCCAATTTTGGGTGATCGTATCGAATCCGAGGTCCAAGGAGACAAAGTACGGACCAAGACTGGGTTCCTCTTTGTACACTTTAGAACACGTCTTGCCTTGGGATACTCCTTCTAA
- a CDS encoding SDR family oxidoreductase, producing the protein MKILLTGATGYIGRRLLPLLVEEGHDVYCAVRDPQRLDFDVSAYPNAHTVQADLMDLESLEALPSDIDAAYYLVHSMTAQDQGFGTLEEVCARNFLSYLNRSHAKQVIYLSGISNDHNLSPHLKSRKVVEDILASGEASLTVLRAAIIIGSGSASFEIIRDLVEKLPVMVAPKWLKTRCQPIAIRNVLYYLNGALGETQMYDETFDIGGPDIMTYKEILLAYAKARGYNRWIFTLPVLTPRLSSYWLYFVTSTSYQLARHLVDSMRNEVIAQDNRIREILPTRLIPFGEAVNLAFQKIEQHAVISSWTDAINGNMDRRMLNQIQIPKHGVFVDERVRYYDRDPHEVLENIWHIGGNRGWYAANFLWKIRGVMDKMVGGVGLRRGRRSDSELFPGDALDFWRVILADRQQGRLLLHAEMILPGDAWLEFRMGEDEQGKFVCQRATFRPRGVMGRLYWYSVLPFHEFIFPTMLKNMIEYRETGQLKWSV; encoded by the coding sequence ATGAAAATACTCCTCACAGGTGCTACGGGCTACATCGGTCGTCGGCTTTTACCGCTCCTCGTGGAAGAGGGGCATGATGTCTACTGTGCAGTTAGAGACCCTCAGCGCTTAGACTTCGACGTGTCGGCCTATCCCAATGCACACACCGTCCAAGCCGACCTGATGGACTTGGAGAGTCTGGAAGCTTTGCCGTCGGATATTGATGCGGCCTACTACCTCGTACACTCCATGACTGCACAAGATCAGGGATTTGGAACCTTGGAGGAGGTTTGTGCGCGAAACTTCCTGTCCTACCTGAACCGATCTCACGCTAAACAGGTCATCTATCTCAGCGGAATCAGCAATGACCACAATCTCTCTCCGCATCTGAAATCTCGCAAAGTCGTGGAAGACATTTTGGCTAGCGGGGAAGCATCTCTGACGGTACTCAGGGCGGCCATCATCATCGGATCGGGAAGTGCTTCGTTTGAAATTATTCGCGATTTGGTGGAAAAATTGCCGGTCATGGTGGCACCCAAATGGCTCAAAACTCGATGCCAGCCGATCGCCATCAGAAACGTACTCTACTATCTCAATGGAGCGTTGGGGGAAACCCAAATGTATGATGAGACCTTCGACATTGGAGGACCGGATATCATGACCTACAAAGAGATCCTGTTGGCCTATGCCAAAGCCCGTGGATACAACCGCTGGATATTCACCTTGCCGGTATTGACGCCACGACTCTCAAGCTATTGGCTGTACTTCGTCACTTCGACCAGTTACCAATTGGCGCGGCACCTTGTCGATAGTATGCGCAATGAGGTGATCGCCCAAGACAATCGAATCCGAGAAATTCTCCCGACACGACTTATCCCATTTGGGGAAGCGGTGAATCTGGCCTTCCAGAAGATCGAACAACACGCGGTCATTTCATCATGGACAGATGCGATCAATGGAAATATGGACCGCCGAATGCTCAATCAGATTCAGATTCCCAAGCATGGAGTTTTTGTGGATGAGCGAGTGAGGTACTACGATCGTGATCCGCATGAAGTGCTAGAAAATATATGGCACATCGGCGGAAATCGCGGATGGTATGCAGCCAATTTCCTCTGGAAGATCCGTGGGGTCATGGACAAGATGGTGGGAGGTGTTGGTCTGCGAAGAGGTCGGAGATCTGACTCAGAGTTATTTCCTGGGGATGCGTTGGATTTTTGGCGGGTGATCTTGGCAGATCGACAGCAAGGCCGATTGTTGTTGCATGCGGAGATGATCTTGCCGGGAGATGCTTGGCTGGAGTTCCGGATGGGAGAAGATGAGCAAGGGAAGTTTGTGTGCCAACGGGCCACCTTTCGACCCAGAGGTGTGATGGGAAGGCTGTATTGGTACAGTGTACTTCCTTTCCATGAGTTTATCTTCCCGACGATGCTCAAAAATATGATCGAATACCGGGAGACAGGCCAGCTTAAATGGTCTGTGTAG
- a CDS encoding M1 family aminopeptidase yields the protein MIWNVIKFEWKYRMTRPATWIYFLLLGFFAFAGIYWEALQFGTSGGPVKANSPFMLTMYTTALAAFGLLINSAVMGVPVLRDFEHKTITLMFTTPLKKHQYLIGRFIGSLTILLLILSSIPIGLMLGTLDSFNDPDRFQAFEAWNYLQPYLLWVMPNAIISGCLFFMGGTLSKRFSWVFVQGIILLVAFLITTELVGDLENKFLGGLLDPMGLNTVNLETQYWTAVEKNTQLVQLSGMVLWNRLIWMVIGIAALTLTFTQFSILPKGPKVRKAGKKTSSEEITKDRASIPAVSASKATGIQWKDVWVLSKIYFREVILSVPFMAISLMGLLILILNSTSFSSGMYGTDIYPTTYTILENLSGFNLFFMIIIVFYSGELIWRERDLKMNQIFDALPVSNFTGYIAKFIGMAGVHIVLLTLLMFVGIMTQALNGYFRFEIGLYISRLFTDQLLFLLLFTLMAMFIHSVVNQKFLGHGLVILVYVFFFIIMGNIGIEHRLFRFGQIGLGTYSDMNSYGHYVSPFSWFELYFVGFGMVLFAIAVSMSVRGTDTYFIDRIKLLTRRFSRPLLIFLFAAIVVFVGTGSFVFYNTNVLNEYVHSDDRKELQANYEKQLKVYQDIPQPRIVETNLEVDLFPEKRSFDVTGVYVLKNKTDVPIERLHIQEPAESDMKDMTFELTWLDSIGGKAAEVDTFYEDFQYTIFELSRPMMPGDSLQLDFKAQYKTVGFKQGGSNTSVVYNGTFFNNTYFPGIGYDPGFEMGNDDDRKDHDLPERERMRPRADSVGHKINLVGDDADHIRFEIVMSTSSDQIAIAPGYLQEKREEGDRVYYHYKMDAPMFNFYSMISARYEVVRDKMNLPDGKEIDLEIYYHKGHEYNLDRMMNAMKHSLKYYSEHFSPYQYRQMRIMEFPRYSTFAQSFANTVPFSEGIGFMLNIGKDDVDMVYYVTAHEMAHQWWGHQVTEAQVRGNAMLSESMSQYSALMVMKEQYGPELMQKFLEHELDRYLRGRSSESKKERPLELVESQGYIHYNKGSLVMYALQDYIGDDKINQALKQYVEDWAWRTDRYVTTDILLDYFEEVTPDSLQYLIDDLFKTITLYENRTKEVIGTELPDGGYLVDIQYEATKYHADSLGAETEVPFDEWIDVGVYTETEAGKDSLLYLKKHKIQTGSHSIQVQVDAKPTKAGIDPINILIDRNPDDNRKKVSWDSE from the coding sequence ATGATCTGGAATGTCATCAAATTCGAATGGAAATATCGGATGACACGTCCTGCGACGTGGATCTATTTCCTGCTACTGGGATTCTTTGCATTTGCGGGGATCTATTGGGAAGCTCTCCAGTTTGGGACTTCGGGCGGACCGGTAAAAGCCAATTCGCCCTTCATGCTGACGATGTACACGACGGCACTGGCGGCCTTCGGGCTTTTGATCAATTCCGCCGTGATGGGGGTACCTGTGCTTCGAGATTTTGAGCACAAGACCATCACCCTGATGTTCACGACCCCATTGAAGAAGCACCAGTACCTCATTGGAAGATTCATCGGGTCATTGACCATCCTCCTCCTGATCCTTTCCTCCATCCCCATTGGGCTGATGCTGGGTACGCTAGATTCCTTCAATGATCCAGATCGCTTTCAGGCTTTCGAAGCATGGAACTACCTTCAACCCTATCTCCTCTGGGTAATGCCCAATGCTATCATCAGTGGTTGCCTGTTCTTCATGGGCGGGACATTGAGTAAGCGGTTCTCTTGGGTATTCGTGCAAGGCATCATCCTGCTAGTGGCTTTCCTCATCACCACGGAATTGGTGGGAGATCTGGAGAACAAATTCTTGGGAGGCTTACTCGACCCGATGGGATTGAATACGGTAAATCTGGAGACGCAATATTGGACCGCTGTTGAGAAAAACACCCAGTTGGTGCAATTGTCGGGAATGGTCCTGTGGAATCGTCTGATTTGGATGGTGATTGGGATCGCGGCATTGACCTTAACCTTCACGCAATTCTCCATTCTCCCCAAAGGGCCCAAGGTGCGCAAAGCTGGGAAAAAGACCTCCTCGGAGGAAATCACTAAAGACCGCGCCTCTATCCCTGCCGTTTCCGCATCCAAAGCCACTGGCATCCAATGGAAGGATGTATGGGTTTTGAGCAAAATCTACTTCCGGGAAGTCATCCTGAGTGTGCCATTCATGGCGATCTCACTCATGGGATTGCTCATCCTCATTCTGAATTCTACCTCATTCTCTTCTGGGATGTACGGCACGGACATCTATCCGACGACCTACACCATCTTGGAGAATCTGAGTGGATTCAATCTCTTCTTCATGATCATCATCGTGTTTTACTCAGGCGAATTGATCTGGCGGGAACGCGACCTGAAAATGAACCAGATATTCGATGCGCTGCCCGTTTCGAATTTCACCGGATACATTGCCAAGTTCATCGGAATGGCAGGGGTCCACATCGTGCTACTTACGCTCCTCATGTTCGTAGGCATAATGACTCAGGCCTTGAATGGCTATTTCCGTTTTGAGATTGGATTGTATATCAGCCGTTTGTTTACGGATCAATTGCTATTCCTCCTGCTCTTCACGCTGATGGCGATGTTCATTCACAGCGTCGTCAACCAGAAATTTTTGGGACATGGCCTAGTCATCCTCGTGTATGTGTTTTTCTTCATCATCATGGGGAATATCGGGATCGAGCATAGACTCTTCCGATTCGGCCAGATAGGCTTGGGCACCTATTCCGACATGAATTCCTACGGGCATTATGTATCGCCATTCTCTTGGTTTGAATTGTACTTCGTCGGATTTGGCATGGTCCTCTTTGCTATCGCCGTTTCGATGTCTGTGAGAGGTACCGACACGTATTTCATTGACCGTATCAAGCTATTGACCAGAAGATTCTCCCGACCGCTGTTGATCTTCTTATTCGCAGCCATTGTCGTATTTGTGGGGACAGGAAGCTTCGTTTTCTACAATACCAATGTCCTCAACGAATATGTGCATTCAGACGATCGGAAGGAGTTGCAGGCGAACTACGAAAAGCAGCTCAAAGTCTATCAGGACATCCCGCAACCTCGGATTGTCGAGACCAATCTGGAAGTGGATCTATTCCCCGAAAAACGGAGCTTCGATGTGACAGGAGTCTATGTTCTCAAAAACAAGACCGATGTACCCATTGAGCGTCTTCACATTCAGGAACCCGCCGAGAGTGACATGAAGGACATGACGTTCGAGCTGACTTGGTTAGATTCCATCGGAGGAAAAGCTGCGGAGGTGGACACGTTCTATGAAGACTTCCAATACACCATCTTCGAACTGTCCCGCCCGATGATGCCGGGTGATAGCCTACAGCTCGATTTCAAGGCTCAGTACAAAACGGTAGGATTCAAACAAGGGGGCTCCAATACGAGTGTCGTGTACAATGGGACCTTCTTCAACAACACCTATTTCCCCGGTATTGGATATGATCCCGGCTTCGAAATGGGGAATGACGATGATCGGAAGGACCACGACCTGCCGGAACGTGAGCGCATGAGACCACGTGCAGACTCAGTCGGTCATAAAATCAATCTAGTAGGAGACGATGCCGACCATATCCGATTCGAGATCGTGATGAGTACTTCTTCCGACCAAATCGCCATTGCTCCCGGGTATCTACAGGAGAAGCGAGAGGAAGGTGATCGGGTGTACTACCACTACAAGATGGATGCTCCGATGTTCAACTTCTACTCCATGATCTCAGCTCGCTACGAAGTCGTGCGAGACAAGATGAACCTCCCAGATGGCAAGGAGATCGATTTGGAGATTTATTATCACAAGGGTCACGAGTACAACCTCGATCGGATGATGAATGCCATGAAGCATTCCCTGAAATACTACAGCGAGCACTTCAGCCCGTACCAGTATCGTCAAATGCGGATCATGGAATTCCCGCGATATTCGACCTTTGCGCAGTCATTTGCCAATACCGTCCCCTTCTCAGAGGGAATCGGCTTCATGCTGAATATCGGCAAGGATGATGTGGACATGGTCTACTATGTGACTGCCCACGAAATGGCGCACCAGTGGTGGGGCCACCAAGTGACCGAGGCGCAAGTTCGGGGCAATGCCATGCTCTCCGAATCCATGTCCCAATATTCTGCGCTCATGGTCATGAAAGAGCAATATGGGCCTGAGCTGATGCAGAAGTTCCTTGAGCACGAGCTCGACCGCTACCTCCGTGGCAGATCTTCTGAATCCAAAAAGGAGCGGCCGCTGGAGCTTGTGGAAAGCCAAGGCTACATCCACTACAACAAAGGATCGCTCGTCATGTACGCGCTTCAAGATTACATTGGAGACGACAAGATCAATCAAGCGCTCAAGCAGTACGTGGAAGATTGGGCGTGGCGGACAGATCGATATGTGACGACTGACATCCTGCTCGATTACTTCGAAGAAGTCACGCCGGACTCCCTTCAATACCTGATCGACGACCTTTTCAAGACGATCACTTTGTATGAAAATCGAACCAAGGAGGTCATCGGCACAGAATTGCCCGACGGTGGATATCTCGTCGACATTCAATATGAAGCCACCAAATATCACGCGGATAGCCTTGGCGCCGAAACTGAGGTTCCATTCGATGAGTGGATTGACGTAGGAGTCTACACGGAAACTGAGGCAGGAAAAGACTCCCTCCTGTACCTGAAAAAGCATAAGATTCAGACAGGTAGCCACTCCATCCAAGTCCAAGTAGACGCCAAGCCCACCAAGGCAGGGATCGATCCGATCAATATCTTGATTGACCGAAACCCAGACGACAACCGCAAAAAAGTCTCTTGGGACTCTGAATAA
- a CDS encoding carboxypeptidase-like regulatory domain-containing protein: MRFFHFLLGFLLLAAIPAQAQTISFSGKVTDANTGKPLAFAQLRAVNAKMGSVSNADGYFLLRFRSKDIQGDTLMITYIGYEPILMPMDPMGIGEELDIRMETASFSIDSVLIVPFTPQELIKQALVKVEENYQHSPSLSRGFYRELVQENEQYVTFNEAVLDVYQTSLGMEARNNNQVRLVKGRSKGSKQSIFGDDFAMGGGGPHEISGRPVIGEMIVQHFLDSANFKYYEYELVGRSLYEGREVYEIHFQQDRKKRQLMYDGVIYIDAATRAFAAIDWHFSTNGKKFRIKQIDDVGAGAGAALALAKLLFGFDFDLMDHSGRLAFQIENGKWYMSYAQEEARFWLKIPTKFMDEMNDWDEEDESMEGMSDAEKKKIKKARKKQFKEENPKHMEGTYWYNRQLAFTSRDVSPGGEIPESERLKKDQELEKFSGEYNDSFWDEYNIIAPSQSLREIIEALDQSAE, translated from the coding sequence ATGAGATTCTTCCATTTCCTCTTGGGCTTCTTACTGTTAGCCGCCATTCCGGCCCAAGCTCAAACGATCAGTTTTTCGGGCAAAGTTACCGATGCCAATACGGGTAAACCCCTCGCATTTGCGCAACTTAGAGCCGTGAATGCCAAGATGGGATCTGTCAGCAACGCCGATGGGTACTTTTTGCTCAGGTTCAGAAGCAAGGATATTCAGGGCGATACGCTCATGATCACCTACATCGGATACGAACCGATCCTCATGCCGATGGACCCGATGGGGATTGGCGAGGAGCTGGACATTCGGATGGAAACGGCCTCTTTTTCCATTGATTCGGTACTCATCGTGCCATTCACCCCACAAGAACTCATCAAACAAGCCTTGGTCAAGGTAGAGGAAAACTACCAGCACTCCCCTTCCCTATCCCGTGGATTTTATCGGGAGCTTGTGCAGGAAAACGAGCAGTACGTGACCTTCAATGAAGCGGTACTCGATGTCTATCAGACTTCCTTGGGTATGGAGGCGCGCAACAACAACCAGGTACGTCTGGTGAAAGGTCGTTCCAAAGGCAGTAAGCAATCTATCTTTGGCGATGATTTCGCCATGGGCGGTGGTGGCCCTCACGAAATTTCAGGGCGTCCGGTCATCGGGGAGATGATCGTCCAGCATTTTCTAGATTCTGCCAATTTCAAATACTACGAATACGAGCTCGTCGGCCGGAGCCTCTACGAAGGTCGCGAAGTCTACGAAATTCACTTCCAGCAAGACCGCAAAAAGCGCCAACTGATGTATGATGGGGTCATCTACATCGATGCTGCCACCCGGGCCTTTGCTGCCATCGATTGGCACTTCTCCACCAATGGCAAAAAGTTCCGCATCAAGCAGATCGATGATGTCGGAGCGGGAGCAGGAGCGGCACTTGCGTTGGCCAAGCTCTTGTTTGGGTTCGATTTCGACCTGATGGACCATTCCGGCAGATTGGCCTTCCAGATCGAAAACGGGAAGTGGTACATGAGCTATGCGCAGGAGGAAGCTCGATTCTGGCTCAAAATTCCCACCAAATTCATGGACGAGATGAACGATTGGGACGAGGAGGACGAATCTATGGAAGGCATGTCCGATGCCGAAAAGAAAAAGATCAAGAAAGCCCGCAAAAAGCAGTTCAAGGAAGAGAATCCCAAACACATGGAAGGCACCTATTGGTACAATCGCCAATTGGCATTCACTAGCAGAGATGTCAGTCCAGGAGGGGAAATTCCAGAATCAGAACGCCTTAAGAAGGATCAGGAGCTGGAAAAATTCTCCGGTGAATACAACGACAGCTTCTGGGACGAATACAATATCATCGCGCCGAGCCAGTCTCTTCGTGAGATCATCGAAGCCTTGGATCAATCCGCCGAGTAA